A genome region from Dethiobacter alkaliphilus AHT 1 includes the following:
- a CDS encoding complex I subunit 5 family protein: MSLTQHFPALIVVVPLFFAYLAPVFSRWRKNWVAPATLSALVFMLLASLYMVWQVMTTGPFTYEMGNWPPPWGIELTVDYLAAFASATLSALGLIILFYGTKDLLHELKEGVVGWYYTLYLLLMASMLGMVLTNDLFNLFVFVEICAIASCGIISIKESRECIEAAFKYLVLSAVGSGCILLAIAMIYMVTGHLNFVFVSGALQEAMYLYPYNLLAALALLLTGLGVKAALFPLHVWLPDAHSSAPSPSSAVLSGLVIKVYAIVMIKLLYKVFPAEMLGMVPVMEILLWMSTLAIVIGSMFAIVQDDIKKMLAYSSIAQIGYVFLGVALMSETALTGGILHILNHAIMKAMLFLSAGAFIYCTGTRKLSQLKGIGHTMLIPTVAFSIGAFAMVGIPITNGFISKWYLALGSLDIGRPFFAAVILISSLLNGIYYLPIIVNAFFGEPEGRVAEPKKLPLQMSAPLVLLAFGVIWFGVFPSTVLGVVTRAAQSLLGLL; the protein is encoded by the coding sequence GTGAGCCTGACACAACACTTTCCCGCCTTAATTGTGGTAGTTCCGCTGTTCTTTGCTTATCTGGCACCGGTTTTCAGCCGCTGGCGCAAGAATTGGGTGGCTCCAGCTACCCTGAGTGCCCTGGTATTTATGTTGCTGGCCTCACTGTACATGGTCTGGCAGGTAATGACCACCGGGCCCTTTACCTATGAAATGGGTAACTGGCCGCCTCCCTGGGGGATTGAACTTACCGTTGATTATCTGGCGGCATTTGCCTCCGCCACCCTGTCGGCTCTGGGTCTGATCATTCTGTTTTATGGTACAAAGGATCTGCTTCACGAGCTAAAAGAAGGCGTGGTGGGCTGGTACTATACTCTGTATCTGCTTTTAATGGCCTCCATGCTGGGCATGGTGCTGACCAATGACCTATTTAACTTATTTGTTTTCGTAGAAATTTGTGCTATTGCTTCCTGTGGGATAATATCGATTAAAGAGAGCCGTGAATGTATTGAAGCGGCCTTTAAATACCTGGTTTTGTCTGCTGTAGGTTCCGGGTGTATTCTTCTGGCAATTGCTATGATTTATATGGTAACCGGTCATTTGAATTTCGTCTTTGTGTCCGGGGCACTGCAGGAGGCCATGTATCTTTATCCGTATAATCTTTTGGCTGCCCTGGCACTGTTACTGACCGGCCTGGGTGTTAAAGCGGCGCTGTTTCCCCTGCACGTCTGGCTGCCGGATGCCCACTCTTCTGCCCCTTCTCCATCGTCGGCAGTGCTTTCCGGGCTGGTTATTAAAGTGTACGCCATTGTAATGATTAAACTGTTGTACAAGGTATTCCCGGCAGAAATGTTAGGTATGGTTCCGGTGATGGAGATTCTTTTATGGATGTCCACCCTGGCCATTGTAATTGGTTCCATGTTTGCCATTGTGCAGGATGATATCAAAAAGATGCTGGCCTATTCCAGTATTGCGCAAATCGGTTATGTTTTCCTGGGCGTGGCCCTGATGAGTGAGACCGCTCTGACCGGAGGTATTTTGCATATCCTGAACCACGCCATTATGAAGGCGATGCTCTTTCTTTCTGCCGGTGCATTTATTTACTGTACCGGGACGCGCAAGCTCAGTCAGCTTAAAGGAATCGGGCATACCATGCTGATTCCCACGGTAGCCTTTAGTATCGGAGCTTTTGCCATGGTGGGCATACCCATCACCAATGGTTTTATCTCCAAGTGGTATCTGGCATTGGGTTCCCTGGACATCGGCAGGCCCTTTTTCGCCGCCGTTATCCTAATCAGTAGTCTGCTTAACGGCATCTACTATTTGCCCATTATTGTAAATGCATTCTTCGGTGAGCCTGAAGGACGTGTGGCGGAACCGAAAAAGTTGCCCCTGCAAATGTCCGCTCCCCTGGTGCTTTTGGCTTTTGGTGTCATCTGGTTTGGTGTGTTTCCCTCCACGGTGTTGGGGGTCGTTACCAGGGCTGCCCAGTCACTTCTGGGATTATTATAA
- a CDS encoding cation:proton antiporter subunit C has protein sequence MTITEILLRLHQNSYYFFAIVLFVIGFHTMLTHNNLIKKVIGMNVMETAIFLFFVATGYVYGGRAPIIEPGAGHTYVNPLPSALILTGIVVAVSVSAYALSLIVKIYKAYGTIDAEEIMRIRGGESL, from the coding sequence ATGACCATCACTGAGATTCTGCTGCGACTGCACCAGAACAGTTATTATTTCTTTGCCATCGTCCTCTTTGTCATCGGCTTTCATACCATGCTTACCCATAATAACCTGATTAAGAAAGTTATCGGCATGAATGTGATGGAGACCGCAATTTTCCTCTTTTTTGTGGCCACAGGTTATGTGTATGGCGGTCGCGCCCCCATCATCGAGCCGGGTGCCGGCCACACCTATGTAAACCCGCTTCCTTCCGCACTTATTCTTACCGGGATTGTTGTTGCCGTCAGTGTAAGTGCTTATGCACTTAGTTTAATTGTTAAAATTTATAAAGCTTACGGCACCATTGATGCCGAAGAGATTATGCGCATCCGGGGAGGTGAATCCCTGTGA
- a CDS encoding MnhB domain-containing protein, whose amino-acid sequence MEDVIVRYISRIILPFVQLYGLYVVVHGHLSPGGGFSGGAIIGASMILFALSFNLKEGSKKISHDVSTVLESGGAVLFATIGIAAIFMGTNFLGNRAAGFPMGELGDLFSAGAIPIITFGLGIKVASTMITLFYSLIEGEEDHSHDHH is encoded by the coding sequence ATGGAAGACGTAATTGTTCGCTATATCAGCCGAATTATTTTGCCCTTTGTACAGCTCTATGGGCTGTACGTAGTGGTTCATGGCCACCTTTCACCGGGGGGCGGGTTTTCCGGCGGGGCTATTATTGGTGCCAGTATGATTCTGTTTGCCCTGTCCTTTAACCTAAAGGAAGGTTCTAAAAAAATCTCCCATGATGTTTCCACCGTATTGGAGAGTGGTGGTGCAGTCTTGTTCGCCACCATTGGTATTGCGGCCATTTTTATGGGCACTAATTTCCTGGGCAACAGAGCGGCCGGCTTCCCCATGGGTGAGTTGGGCGATTTGTTTAGTGCCGGAGCAATACCCATTATTACCTTTGGGTTGGGTATCAAAGTAGCCAGTACCATGATTACATTGTTCTATAGCCTGATTGAGGGAGAGGAGGACCACAGTCATGACCATCACTGA
- the mbhE gene encoding hydrogen gas-evolving membrane-bound hydrogenase subunit E has translation MRKILTVVLLAVIGIMLVVTVLEMPAIGDPNNPTNNEVPQRYLEQGIEETGAVNMIASIITDYRAFDTIGEATVLFVAIAAAIANLKAH, from the coding sequence ATGCGCAAAATATTAACCGTTGTTCTTCTGGCAGTCATTGGCATCATGTTGGTAGTCACCGTACTTGAAATGCCGGCTATTGGTGATCCGAACAATCCTACCAATAATGAAGTTCCGCAGCGTTATCTGGAACAGGGCATTGAGGAAACCGGCGCCGTGAATATGATTGCCAGCATTATTACCGACTACCGCGCTTTTGATACCATTGGCGAAGCTACGGTGCTTTTTGTGGCCATTGCCGCCGCCATTGCCAACTTGAAGGCGCACTGA
- a CDS encoding hydrogenase subunit MbhD domain-containing protein has translation MTEVLKYLLLVFLVVCAIFVARTRDLLAAVIIFAAYSLTMAILWLMLAAPDIAITEAAMGAGVTTFLLVATISKTRREE, from the coding sequence GTGACTGAGGTTCTTAAGTATCTGCTGCTGGTTTTTCTCGTAGTTTGTGCCATCTTCGTAGCACGGACAAGGGACTTGCTGGCCGCAGTTATTATCTTTGCCGCTTACAGCCTGACTATGGCAATTCTTTGGCTGATGCTGGCAGCGCCGGATATTGCCATCACAGAAGCGGCAATGGGTGCAGGTGTAACCACATTTTTGCTGGTGGCCACCATCAGTAAGACCAGGAGGGAAGAATAA
- the mnhG gene encoding monovalent cation/H(+) antiporter subunit G encodes MNVIITILLAAGTFFFMVGVVGLLRLPDVYTRMHATTKCDTLGAGLILLALALYSGISEASVKLLFMILFIWITNPTSAHVIARAAFLNKARVCEGSYELDKTGEVRCSD; translated from the coding sequence ATGAATGTCATAATTACAATACTGCTTGCCGCCGGCACCTTTTTCTTTATGGTAGGAGTTGTGGGCCTGTTGCGGCTACCTGATGTTTATACCCGGATGCACGCCACCACCAAGTGTGATACCCTGGGAGCAGGCTTGATCCTGCTGGCCCTGGCCCTTTATTCCGGAATATCTGAGGCCAGCGTAAAACTTCTTTTTATGATCCTTTTTATCTGGATAACAAACCCCACTTCAGCGCACGTAATCGCCCGCGCTGCTTTCCTGAATAAAGCCAGAGTATGTGAAGGTTCATACGAGCTGGACAAGACCGGGGAGGTGCGGTGCAGTGACTGA
- a CDS encoding monovalent cation/H+ antiporter complex subunit F yields MFPELSLIEQIMIGTGIIMAIATFLCLYRAVVGPSEADRVVSINIIGTKTVVIISIVAMVFDQEFFLDVAMVYALISFATTIGIAKYMERAPWNKEDSQ; encoded by the coding sequence ATGTTTCCTGAACTTAGCTTAATCGAACAGATTATGATTGGTACCGGAATTATTATGGCGATTGCCACTTTTCTCTGTCTGTACCGGGCTGTGGTGGGCCCCAGTGAAGCAGACCGGGTTGTTTCAATTAATATTATCGGCACCAAAACGGTGGTTATTATCTCAATTGTGGCGATGGTCTTTGATCAGGAGTTCTTCCTGGATGTAGCCATGGTTTATGCACTTATTAGTTTTGCCACCACCATCGGTATTGCCAAATACATGGAAAGGGCGCCCTGGAATAAGGAGGACAGCCAATGA
- a CDS encoding Na+/H+ antiporter subunit E, whose translation MSKNKYGATFWVMVGILFIFWILITWRVNWQHLLIGALCSYGIARFNHDLLLKPEERPLYHKATIGRWIKYFYILVVEIFKANWDVAKIVLRPKMDISPGFVKYRTEVKKPLNRVILANSITLTPGTLTVEVEEGIFYVHAITRQNAEDVATWDMQDKLTEIEELEKHVS comes from the coding sequence ATGAGCAAGAATAAATACGGTGCAACATTTTGGGTAATGGTTGGCATCTTGTTTATATTCTGGATTCTCATTACCTGGCGCGTAAACTGGCAGCACCTGCTCATTGGTGCTCTCTGTTCCTACGGTATTGCGCGCTTCAATCATGATTTGTTGTTAAAGCCGGAGGAGCGTCCATTATATCATAAAGCCACCATCGGCAGATGGATCAAGTATTTCTACATTCTGGTGGTGGAGATTTTTAAAGCCAACTGGGACGTGGCCAAGATTGTGCTAAGACCAAAGATGGATATTTCTCCGGGGTTTGTCAAATACCGTACTGAGGTTAAAAAGCCGCTGAACCGTGTGATTCTGGCTAACTCCATTACGCTGACGCCGGGTACGCTAACGGTGGAAGTTGAGGAAGGCATCTTTTATGTTCACGCCATTACCCGCCAGAATGCTGAAGATGTGGCAACATGGGACATGCAGGACAAGCTGACTGAAATCGAGGAGTTGGAAAAACATGTTTCCTGA
- the moaC gene encoding cyclic pyranopterin monophosphate synthase MoaC, with the protein MDKLTHINEQGRAKMVDVSAKNSTKRVAVVRGEIKMKPETLERIAAGGIAKGDVLAVAQVAGVMAAKDTARLIPMCHPLFLTSVDIKFDLDREQSLVEIEATVGTTGQTGVEMEALTAASVAALTIYDMCKAVDKDMVIGNIRLMEKAGGKSGHYLRGEREGSNEQE; encoded by the coding sequence ATGGATAAATTGACACATATCAATGAACAGGGCCGCGCTAAAATGGTGGATGTGTCCGCCAAAAACAGCACAAAACGTGTGGCTGTGGTCCGTGGTGAGATAAAAATGAAGCCGGAAACACTGGAGCGAATCGCTGCAGGCGGAATTGCCAAAGGCGATGTGCTGGCGGTGGCCCAGGTGGCCGGCGTAATGGCCGCCAAAGATACTGCCCGGCTTATTCCCATGTGTCATCCGTTATTTCTGACCTCCGTGGATATAAAATTTGACCTGGACAGGGAGCAGTCGCTGGTTGAGATTGAGGCGACGGTAGGTACCACAGGCCAGACGGGGGTGGAGATGGAAGCGCTTACTGCCGCATCGGTGGCGGCGCTTACCATTTATGATATGTGTAAAGCAGTTGACAAAGATATGGTTATCGGAAACATTCGTTTAATGGAAAAAGCCGGCGGTAAATCCGGCCACTATTTGCGCGGTGAAAGGGAGGGTAGCAATGAGCAAGAATAA
- a CDS encoding RnfABCDGE type electron transport complex subunit B, with amino-acid sequence MDLIPAIASLGGLGLAFGGALAFASQKFAVEVDPKVEMVQEMLLGANCGACGYAGCAKFAEEVVAGKAPVSGCTPGGASVANKIAEILGAEAPDAEARHVAQLTCAGDCATAKEKHQYHGVKDCKAALMFSGGPTACSYGCLGLGNCERVCPVDAITMSDKGLPIIDVDACISCGKCKNTCPRQVIELVNAKTVHHVRCKSQDKGKKVKEVCERGCIACNICVKKCPVDAIRMENNIATIDSYICNNCGTCVEVCPRNTIE; translated from the coding sequence ATGGATTTAATACCAGCAATTGCAAGCCTGGGCGGTCTGGGGTTGGCTTTTGGCGGGGCACTGGCATTTGCCTCTCAGAAGTTTGCTGTTGAAGTGGACCCCAAGGTGGAGATGGTACAGGAAATGCTGTTGGGCGCCAACTGCGGTGCCTGCGGTTATGCCGGTTGTGCTAAGTTTGCCGAAGAAGTGGTGGCAGGGAAAGCACCGGTTTCCGGCTGTACTCCCGGCGGAGCCTCTGTGGCAAACAAAATCGCTGAAATCCTGGGAGCCGAAGCGCCGGATGCCGAGGCCAGGCACGTAGCGCAGCTCACTTGTGCGGGCGATTGCGCCACTGCCAAGGAAAAGCACCAGTACCATGGTGTAAAGGATTGTAAAGCTGCTCTGATGTTTTCCGGTGGCCCCACTGCCTGTTCCTATGGTTGTTTGGGTCTTGGCAACTGTGAGCGCGTTTGCCCGGTAGATGCCATCACCATGAGTGATAAGGGTCTGCCCATCATTGATGTGGATGCCTGCATCAGCTGCGGCAAGTGTAAAAACACCTGCCCGCGGCAGGTAATCGAACTGGTAAATGCAAAGACAGTGCACCACGTACGCTGTAAGTCACAGGATAAGGGCAAAAAGGTCAAGGAAGTATGTGAGCGCGGCTGCATTGCCTGTAACATCTGTGTTAAAAAATGTCCGGTGGATGCTATCCGCATGGAAAACAACATCGCCACCATTGACAGCTATATTTGCAACAACTGCGGAACTTGCGTGGAAGTATGCCCACGAAACACCATCGAATAA
- the rsxA gene encoding electron transport complex subunit RsxA: MGEIFAIVFGAIFVSNFVLVRFLGICPFMGVSKKVDTSLGMGMAVTFVMGMASLVTWILQYYVLERFDLQYLQTIVFILVIASLVQFVELVVRKVSPTLYQSLGIFLPLITTNCAVLGMAILSIQEGYNLFEAVVFGLSAAAGFTLALVILAGARERLDMAFLPKHFRGVSIAMIIAGILSLAFGGFTGMM, translated from the coding sequence GTGGGTGAAATTTTTGCAATTGTTTTCGGGGCCATTTTTGTCAGTAACTTCGTGCTGGTCCGTTTTCTGGGTATCTGCCCGTTTATGGGCGTTTCCAAAAAAGTAGACACTTCACTGGGAATGGGTATGGCGGTAACGTTTGTTATGGGTATGGCCTCTTTGGTGACATGGATTCTGCAGTATTATGTGCTGGAACGCTTTGATTTACAGTATCTGCAGACCATTGTGTTCATTCTGGTAATTGCTTCACTGGTTCAGTTTGTGGAACTTGTTGTTCGTAAGGTCAGCCCCACTCTATACCAGTCTTTGGGCATCTTTTTGCCCCTGATTACCACTAACTGTGCAGTACTGGGTATGGCAATTCTCAGTATCCAGGAAGGCTACAATCTGTTTGAAGCGGTAGTTTTTGGCTTGTCGGCTGCTGCCGGTTTTACTCTGGCGCTGGTTATATTGGCCGGAGCGCGGGAACGTCTGGACATGGCTTTTCTGCCCAAGCATTTCCGCGGTGTATCCATTGCGATGATTATAGCCGGAATCCTTTCCCTTGCTTTCGGGGGATTCACAGGCATGATGTAG
- the rsxE gene encoding electron transport complex subunit RsxE: MSIMKEFSKGIIKENAVFRLLLGLCPTLAVTGLAENGFGMGLATTAVLVASNLVISLLKGVIPSKIRIPIFIIVIATFVTMVDMVLNAYMPVLHSQLGIFVPLIVVNCLVLGRAEAFASKQPVIHSLADGLGMGLGFTLALTILAAVRELLAQGTIFQIEILGADWYQPFQVFGSPAGAFLALGLLLAVMSALSAKFKLE; encoded by the coding sequence ATGAGTATTATGAAAGAATTTTCCAAGGGCATTATCAAAGAGAATGCCGTCTTCCGGTTACTTTTGGGGCTCTGTCCCACACTGGCTGTTACCGGTTTGGCAGAGAACGGCTTTGGAATGGGTCTTGCCACCACTGCGGTGCTTGTGGCTTCAAACCTGGTAATCTCCCTTTTAAAAGGGGTAATCCCATCAAAAATCAGAATTCCCATTTTTATTATCGTTATCGCAACGTTTGTTACCATGGTAGATATGGTGCTTAATGCCTATATGCCTGTACTACATTCTCAGTTGGGCATTTTTGTGCCGCTGATTGTGGTAAACTGCCTGGTGCTGGGACGTGCGGAAGCATTTGCTTCCAAGCAACCTGTCATTCATTCACTGGCCGATGGGTTGGGTATGGGCCTTGGGTTTACGCTGGCGCTGACAATTCTGGCGGCAGTCCGCGAACTGTTGGCACAGGGTACCATCTTTCAAATTGAAATCCTCGGAGCTGATTGGTATCAGCCATTTCAGGTCTTTGGCTCACCGGCAGGAGCGTTCCTGGCTTTGGGTCTCTTGCTGGCCGTAATGAGTGCGTTATCTGCGAAGTTTAAACTGGAGTAA
- a CDS encoding FMN-binding protein → MKDIIRNGLILAIICAVAAGALAVTNDITSAVVEARIYEETVAELEELFPAIEDFEEKEVDGYKGFVAYDADGNYIGVLAEGRTEGYGGTIRFNLGVNDEGEIVGVTVISQSETAGLGDVITRADYLEQFEGLGLEDNIADHVDVISGATVSTRAMINGVESELMEIVLRFGDADAVPDAPTVDMDALEDGTYTGTASGFKSDVTVEVTVSGGEITEITVTDHDDTPGIFADAEQVIDDIIAEQSLDVDAVSQATGSSNGIKNAVLNALAQ, encoded by the coding sequence ATGAAAGACATTATCCGTAACGGGCTGATACTGGCCATTATCTGTGCGGTGGCGGCCGGGGCTCTGGCGGTTACCAATGACATTACCTCAGCAGTTGTTGAGGCTCGTATATATGAGGAAACGGTAGCTGAGCTGGAAGAGCTGTTCCCCGCCATCGAAGATTTCGAGGAAAAAGAAGTGGACGGCTATAAAGGTTTTGTGGCCTATGATGCCGACGGTAACTACATCGGCGTTCTGGCCGAAGGACGCACCGAAGGCTACGGCGGTACCATCCGCTTTAACCTGGGTGTAAACGATGAAGGTGAAATTGTTGGTGTAACCGTCATTTCTCAGTCGGAAACAGCCGGCCTGGGTGATGTGATTACCCGGGCAGACTACCTGGAGCAGTTTGAAGGCCTGGGGTTAGAAGATAACATTGCTGATCATGTGGATGTTATTTCCGGTGCAACTGTCTCTACCCGAGCCATGATAAATGGAGTAGAAAGTGAATTGATGGAAATTGTCCTGCGCTTCGGTGATGCGGACGCTGTTCCTGATGCTCCCACCGTTGATATGGACGCGCTGGAAGACGGCACCTACACCGGAACCGCTTCCGGGTTTAAGAGTGACGTAACTGTGGAAGTTACAGTATCCGGTGGAGAGATTACTGAAATAACTGTAACCGACCACGATGATACACCAGGTATCTTTGCCGATGCCGAGCAGGTTATCGACGACATCATTGCCGAGCAGTCCCTTGATGTTGATGCGGTAAGCCAAGCTACAGGCAGCAGTAATGGAATTAAGAATGCCGTGCTAAATGCACTGGCGCAATAG
- a CDS encoding RnfABCDGE type electron transport complex subunit D: MERKLIVTSSPHIKTPESVQSVMIDVLVALFPAALAGVIFFGWPALLTMVLCTVSAMVAEALVLREKNIFGDGSAAVTGLLLAMVLPPAVPWWISVLGGAIAIIIGKQVFGGIGNNIFNPALVARAILLASWAGHLTYWVRPVDLTTAATPLELGADAFSFTNLFVGAIPGSLGETSAFALILGAAWLFYKGHIDWRIPGGYIGTVFVMGLLFEGFGSPMAMVSAGLFHVLAGGVLLGALFMATDMVTSPVTARGRLIFGIGCGVMTMLVRLYGAFPEGVTFAILLMNALTPLIDNLTLPTKYGEVAK, translated from the coding sequence ATGGAAAGAAAACTAATCGTTACGTCATCGCCGCACATTAAAACACCTGAATCGGTGCAAAGCGTGATGATCGACGTTCTCGTAGCTTTATTTCCCGCCGCACTGGCCGGTGTGATCTTTTTTGGCTGGCCCGCACTTTTAACCATGGTGCTCTGCACAGTTTCCGCCATGGTCGCCGAAGCGCTGGTGCTGAGGGAAAAGAATATTTTTGGCGACGGCAGTGCTGCTGTAACCGGCTTGCTGTTGGCTATGGTGCTTCCGCCTGCAGTGCCCTGGTGGATCAGTGTGCTGGGTGGTGCCATCGCAATTATTATCGGTAAGCAGGTCTTTGGTGGAATTGGTAACAATATCTTTAACCCGGCTCTGGTGGCCCGCGCCATTTTGCTGGCATCCTGGGCAGGTCATTTAACTTACTGGGTTCGTCCGGTGGACTTAACTACGGCGGCAACACCGCTGGAGTTGGGCGCCGATGCTTTTAGCTTTACTAATCTGTTTGTGGGCGCCATTCCCGGTTCTTTAGGTGAGACAAGCGCCTTTGCTCTCATTCTCGGCGCCGCCTGGTTGTTCTATAAAGGACACATTGACTGGCGTATTCCCGGCGGCTATATCGGTACAGTTTTTGTAATGGGTCTGTTGTTTGAAGGGTTCGGCTCGCCCATGGCCATGGTTTCCGCAGGGCTGTTCCATGTGCTGGCCGGTGGTGTGCTGCTGGGTGCTCTGTTTATGGCCACCGATATGGTAACCTCACCCGTTACAGCACGGGGCCGTCTAATCTTCGGTATCGGCTGTGGTGTGATGACCATGCTGGTGCGTCTCTACGGCGCATTCCCCGAAGGCGTGACATTTGCTATCCTCTTAATGAACGCCCTCACACCGTTGATTGACAACCTGACCCTGCCCACCAAATACGGGGAGGTGGCTAAATAA
- the rsxC gene encoding electron transport complex subunit RsxC, which produces MSFKTFKGGVHPGHFKSATEKKPVVPAKPPTVAIIPMSQHIGAPCEPLVAVGDEVKVGQKVGDSKGFVSAPVHSSVSGKVVKIDMCNHPLGRPVQAVFIENDFQDTWHEDVKPNDDWKNLGVDDLKKIIREAGIVGMGGATFPTHVKVSPPPDQKIDYVLINAAECEPYLTSDHRAMLERPEDVVIGLQTVMKVVNAPKGYIGIEDNKPDAVEAMKKAAEGIDNIEVHALHTKYPQGAEKQLISVFTGREVPSGGLPSMVGCVVQNVGTCIAISEAIRLGKPLIERNVTITGSGINEPKNMLVRVGTPMEEVIEQCGGFKPNIRKMILGGPMMGLAQSGPENQPVIKGTSGILCLTDAEVTLDEIRPCIKCAKCVEVCPVSIMPLFIGGSVEHGMYDKAEAFNAMDCIECGCCTYICPAKRPLVQWIRMAKGDIAAKRRK; this is translated from the coding sequence ATGAGCTTTAAGACGTTTAAGGGAGGCGTTCATCCCGGCCACTTTAAAAGTGCGACCGAGAAGAAGCCTGTCGTCCCAGCAAAGCCCCCCACTGTGGCTATCATCCCGATGTCGCAGCATATTGGCGCACCTTGTGAGCCTTTGGTGGCTGTAGGGGACGAAGTGAAAGTGGGTCAGAAAGTCGGTGACAGCAAAGGATTTGTCTCTGCCCCGGTTCACTCCAGTGTGTCCGGTAAAGTGGTTAAGATTGACATGTGTAACCATCCGCTGGGCCGTCCGGTTCAGGCTGTGTTCATTGAGAACGACTTCCAGGATACCTGGCATGAAGATGTAAAGCCCAATGATGACTGGAAGAACCTTGGTGTGGATGATTTGAAAAAAATAATCCGCGAGGCAGGGATTGTAGGAATGGGTGGGGCCACGTTCCCTACGCATGTCAAGGTATCTCCGCCACCGGATCAGAAGATTGACTACGTGTTAATCAACGCGGCTGAATGTGAACCGTATCTGACATCCGACCACCGGGCCATGCTGGAGCGTCCGGAAGATGTGGTCATCGGCCTGCAGACCGTAATGAAGGTTGTAAATGCGCCGAAGGGGTACATCGGCATTGAGGACAACAAGCCCGATGCGGTGGAAGCCATGAAGAAAGCGGCGGAAGGAATTGACAACATTGAGGTGCACGCTCTGCACACCAAGTATCCGCAGGGCGCAGAAAAGCAGTTAATTAGTGTATTTACCGGCAGGGAAGTGCCCTCCGGCGGCCTGCCCTCCATGGTGGGTTGTGTAGTGCAAAACGTTGGTACATGCATTGCCATTTCCGAGGCTATTCGTTTAGGGAAGCCTTTGATTGAGCGCAACGTCACAATTACCGGTTCCGGTATTAACGAGCCGAAAAACATGCTGGTTCGCGTGGGTACGCCCATGGAAGAGGTAATCGAGCAGTGCGGCGGCTTTAAGCCCAATATCCGTAAGATGATTCTCGGTGGACCCATGATGGGTCTGGCCCAGTCCGGTCCGGAGAATCAGCCGGTCATTAAGGGGACATCCGGTATTCTCTGCCTCACCGACGCTGAGGTAACGCTGGATGAAATCCGTCCCTGTATTAAGTGTGCCAAATGTGTGGAAGTCTGCCCCGTCAGCATCATGCCTCTCTTTATCGGTGGTTCGGTGGAGCACGGCATGTACGACAAGGCGGAAGCATTTAACGCTATGGATTGTATTGAATGTGGTTGCTGCACATATATCTGTCCTGCCAAACGTCCGTTGGTACAATGGATCCGGATGGCCAAAGGTGATATTGCGGCCAAACGCAGAAAGTAA